The following proteins come from a genomic window of Nostoc sp. TCL26-01:
- a CDS encoding superoxide dismutase has protein sequence MAFTQAPLPYDFNALEKYGMKGETFEYHYGKHHKAYVDNLNKLTDGTELADKSLEEVIKISFKDSAKAGIFNNAAQVWNHTFFWNSLTPAGGGTPTGELAAKIDQDFGSFDKFKEEFSNAAATQFGSGWAWLINDNGTLKVTKTPNAENPLAYGQKALLTLDVWEHAYYIDFKNARPAFIKNFLDQLVNWEFAAANYAQA, from the coding sequence ATGGCATTCACACAAGCACCCTTACCCTACGACTTCAATGCTCTAGAGAAGTATGGCATGAAAGGTGAAACCTTTGAGTATCACTACGGCAAGCATCATAAAGCTTATGTAGATAACTTGAACAAGCTCACCGACGGTACAGAACTAGCAGATAAGTCTCTAGAAGAAGTCATTAAAATCTCCTTTAAAGACTCTGCTAAAGCCGGCATCTTCAATAACGCGGCTCAAGTGTGGAACCACACCTTTTTCTGGAATTCATTGACCCCCGCAGGTGGTGGTACACCTACAGGCGAACTCGCAGCTAAAATCGACCAAGATTTTGGTAGCTTCGACAAATTTAAAGAAGAATTTTCCAACGCGGCTGCAACACAATTCGGTAGCGGTTGGGCTTGGCTAATTAATGATAACGGCACACTGAAAGTGACTAAAACACCAAACGCCGAAAATCCTCTAGCTTATGGACAAAAGGCACTCTTAACTTTAGATGTTTGGGAACACGCCTATTACATCGACTTTAAAAATGCTCGTCCTGCTTTTATCAAAAATTTCTTAGATCAGTTAGTTAACTGGGAATTTGCAGCAGCAAATTATGCTCAAGCTTAA
- the typA gene encoding translational GTPase TypA, which produces MTLPIRNVAIIAHVDHGKTTLVDALLKQSGIFREGEDVPDCVMDSNALERERGITILSKNTAVRYKETLINIVDTPGHADFGGEVERVLGMVDGCLLIVDANEGPMPQTRFVLKKALEKGLRPIVVINKIDRAKADPHVAVDKVLDLFLELGADEDQCDFTYLFASGMGGYAKESMEAEAVDMQPLFNAILQHVPPPVGDINKPLQLQVTTLDYSEYLGRIVIGRIHNGTIRTGQQAALVTESGNIVKGKITKLMGFEGLKRVEMEEATAGYIVAVAGFADAYIGETITDPNEPQALPLIKVDEPTLQMTFWVNDSPFAGQEGKLVTSRQVRDRLFRELETNVALRVEETDSPDKFLVSGRGELHLGILIETMRREGFEFQVSQPQVIYREINGQPCEPYELLVLDVPADAVGSCIERLGQRKGEMQDMQPGSGDRTQLEFVIPARGLIGFRGEFMRMTRGEGIMNHSFLDYRQLSGEIEARNKGVLISFEEGVSTFYAMKNAEDRGSFFITPGTKVYRGMIVGEHNRPQDLELNVCKTKQLTNHRAAGGDELVQLQAPIDMSLERALEYIGPDELVEVTPQSIRLRKMAKKLAKR; this is translated from the coding sequence ATGACGCTCCCAATTCGTAACGTCGCCATTATCGCCCACGTTGACCACGGCAAGACCACCCTGGTTGATGCACTCCTCAAACAATCCGGCATTTTCCGCGAAGGCGAAGACGTTCCGGATTGCGTCATGGACTCCAACGCTCTAGAACGAGAACGGGGTATCACCATCCTGTCGAAAAATACAGCCGTTCGCTACAAAGAAACCCTCATCAATATTGTTGATACTCCGGGACACGCCGATTTTGGTGGTGAAGTGGAACGGGTACTCGGCATGGTTGACGGATGTCTGTTGATTGTCGATGCCAATGAAGGCCCCATGCCGCAAACACGGTTTGTGTTGAAAAAAGCTTTGGAAAAAGGGCTACGCCCCATTGTTGTCATCAACAAAATTGATCGCGCCAAGGCTGATCCCCACGTTGCTGTTGATAAAGTTTTGGATCTGTTCTTGGAACTAGGTGCAGATGAAGACCAATGTGATTTTACCTATCTGTTTGCTTCCGGTATGGGCGGTTATGCCAAAGAGAGCATGGAAGCAGAAGCAGTAGATATGCAGCCTCTGTTTAATGCCATTCTGCAACACGTTCCACCACCAGTAGGCGACATCAACAAGCCTCTACAATTGCAAGTCACAACCTTAGATTATTCTGAATATCTGGGACGGATTGTCATTGGTAGAATTCACAACGGCACTATCCGCACTGGACAACAAGCAGCACTTGTGACAGAAAGTGGTAATATTGTCAAGGGCAAAATTACTAAGTTGATGGGTTTTGAAGGCTTGAAGCGGGTAGAAATGGAAGAAGCTACCGCCGGTTACATTGTGGCTGTGGCTGGTTTTGCTGATGCTTATATTGGCGAAACAATTACCGACCCCAACGAACCCCAAGCTTTACCACTAATTAAAGTAGATGAACCAACCTTACAGATGACTTTCTGGGTGAATGATTCACCTTTTGCGGGTCAAGAAGGTAAATTGGTGACATCAAGACAAGTACGCGATCGCCTATTCCGCGAACTAGAAACCAACGTCGCCCTGCGAGTAGAAGAAACCGATTCTCCCGATAAATTCCTCGTTTCCGGTCGTGGTGAACTCCACTTGGGTATTTTAATCGAAACCATGCGCCGTGAGGGTTTTGAGTTCCAAGTATCTCAGCCACAAGTAATTTACCGCGAAATCAACGGACAACCTTGCGAACCTTATGAATTGCTGGTGCTAGACGTTCCTGCTGATGCTGTTGGTAGCTGTATCGAACGCTTAGGACAACGCAAAGGCGAAATGCAAGATATGCAGCCTGGTAGTGGCGATCGCACTCAACTAGAGTTTGTCATTCCCGCCCGTGGTTTGATTGGTTTCCGGGGTGAATTTATGCGGATGACTCGTGGTGAAGGCATCATGAACCACAGTTTCCTAGATTACCGTCAACTCAGTGGGGAAATTGAAGCCCGTAACAAAGGTGTTCTCATCTCCTTTGAAGAGGGTGTTTCCACCTTCTACGCCATGAAAAACGCTGAAGATAGAGGCTCATTCTTTATCACTCCCGGTACTAAAGTTTACAGAGGTATGATTGTGGGAGAACACAATCGTCCCCAAGATTTAGAACTGAATGTTTGCAAAACCAAGCAGTTAACTAACCACCGTGCTGCTGGTGGCGATGAACTAGTACAATTACAAGCGCCAATAGACATGAGTTTAGAGCGTGCTTTGGAGTACATCGGCCCTGATGAATTAGTGGAAGTTACACCACAATCAATTCGGCTGCGGAAGATGGCGAAGAAATTGGCAAAACGGTAA
- a CDS encoding leucine-rich repeat domain-containing protein encodes MANKELLQIIEKAARENLTELDLSGEGLRSLPSEICQLSNLMWLFLDNNQLSSLPSEICQLSNLTGLYLDNNQLSSLPSEICQLSNLIMLTLKNNQLSSLPPEICQLSKLMGLHLDNNQLSSLPPEICQLSNLKWLFLDNNPLIFPPPEIVKQGKQAIFTYLRETLEDSQKH; translated from the coding sequence ATGGCAAACAAAGAACTGTTGCAAATCATTGAAAAAGCTGCTAGAGAAAATCTAACAGAGCTAGACCTCTCTGGCGAGGGACTGAGGAGCCTGCCGTCAGAAATCTGCCAACTTTCTAACTTGATGTGGCTATTTCTCGATAACAATCAACTGAGCAGCCTGCCGTCAGAAATTTGCCAACTCTCTAACTTGACAGGGCTATACCTTGATAATAATCAACTGAGCAGCCTGCCGTCAGAAATTTGCCAACTCTCCAACTTGATCATGCTAACTCTCAAGAACAATCAACTGAGTAGCTTGCCGCCAGAAATTTGCCAACTCTCAAAGTTGATGGGGCTACACCTTGATAATAATCAACTGAGCAGCCTACCGCCAGAAATTTGCCAACTCTCCAACTTGAAATGGCTATTCCTCGATAACAATCCATTAATCTTTCCACCACCTGAAATTGTCAAACAAGGAAAGCAGGCAATTTTCACTTATCTTCGAGAAACTTTAGAGGATAGCCAAAAGCATTGA
- a CDS encoding lysophospholipid acyltransferase family protein: MTTSAHTQASLLTARDPQFIASLMPVWEWFYRYYFRVTTDGWHHIPREGKVLLVGSHNGGMASPDMVMMMYDWFRRFGTGRLVYGLMHPYAWQVSPQIAGLAEKLGAIPAHPKMANAAFDLGASVLVYPGGQYDMFRPHSQRYQIQFAGHKGFIKLALKQAVPIIPLISVGAHDTLIVLGDCYDVVKQLHQQGLPWLYKIDPGVFPIYLGLPWGLSIGPLPNIPLPIKIHTRVCSPIIFERYGEDAAKDRNYVNACYELVCTRMQQELDDLVISQ, encoded by the coding sequence ATGACTACATCTGCCCATACACAAGCTTCGCTCTTAACAGCGCGAGATCCTCAGTTTATTGCATCATTAATGCCTGTATGGGAGTGGTTTTACCGTTATTACTTCCGAGTCACCACTGATGGATGGCATCATATCCCCAGGGAAGGCAAAGTGCTGCTAGTCGGTTCTCATAATGGTGGCATGGCTTCACCTGACATGGTGATGATGATGTACGATTGGTTCCGGAGATTTGGGACTGGGCGTTTGGTGTATGGTTTAATGCACCCTTATGCTTGGCAGGTGAGTCCACAAATAGCTGGACTAGCGGAAAAATTAGGCGCGATTCCTGCACACCCAAAAATGGCTAATGCTGCTTTTGATTTGGGTGCTAGCGTTCTCGTTTATCCTGGAGGACAATATGATATGTTTCGTCCTCACAGCCAACGTTATCAAATCCAATTTGCCGGTCATAAAGGTTTTATCAAACTGGCATTAAAACAAGCCGTTCCCATTATTCCTTTGATATCAGTTGGCGCTCATGATACGTTGATTGTCTTAGGTGATTGCTACGATGTAGTAAAACAATTACATCAACAGGGTTTACCTTGGTTATATAAAATAGATCCAGGTGTTTTTCCCATATATTTAGGTTTGCCCTGGGGTTTATCTATCGGCCCTCTACCAAATATTCCCCTACCAATCAAAATTCATACTCGTGTTTGTAGTCCGATTATTTTTGAAAGGTATGGCGAAGATGCAGCCAAAGACCGTAACTATGTAAATGCTTGTTACGAACTTGTTTGTACACGAATGCAGCAAGAATTAGATGATTTAGTCATTAGTCAATAG
- a CDS encoding site-2 protease family protein translates to MQTNWRIGSLFGIPLFLDPLWFIILGLATLNFGVAYQEWGTVIAWSAGITMALLLFGSVLLHELGHSLAARSQGIKVNSITLFLFGGIAAIEEESKTPLKAFQVAIAGPLVSVGLFLLLRLAGVIVPDASPISVMVGDLARINLVVALFNLIPGLPLDGGQVLKAALWQITGNRFQAVHWAAKAGQILGYLAIALGFVVDFLTRELVTGLWIALLGWFAIRNANSYDRITTLQETLLKLTAADAMTRDFRVIDADQTLRSFADTYLLETTAPEVYFAASDGRYRGMVAIEDLRLVERSDWEKQTLHSIVHPLTEIPTVSESTSIAEVINQLENKQLPRMTVLTPAGAVGGVIDRGDIVKSLAQKLGLRISDAEIKRIKEEGSYPSGLQLGVIAKSVN, encoded by the coding sequence ATGCAAACGAATTGGAGAATTGGTTCTTTATTTGGTATTCCCCTATTTTTAGACCCTTTATGGTTCATCATTCTGGGGCTAGCAACTCTCAATTTCGGTGTGGCTTACCAAGAATGGGGAACAGTAATAGCATGGAGTGCTGGGATCACTATGGCGCTGTTGCTGTTTGGTTCAGTATTATTACACGAATTAGGTCACAGTTTAGCAGCGCGATCGCAAGGAATTAAAGTTAACTCGATTACTCTATTTTTGTTTGGTGGGATTGCGGCGATTGAAGAAGAATCGAAAACTCCTCTGAAGGCGTTTCAAGTAGCGATCGCTGGGCCTTTGGTGAGTGTTGGTTTATTTTTGCTGTTACGATTGGCAGGGGTGATTGTCCCAGATGCTAGCCCTATCAGCGTGATGGTGGGTGATTTAGCCAGAATTAACCTTGTTGTTGCCTTATTTAACTTGATTCCGGGGCTACCTTTAGATGGGGGTCAAGTTTTGAAAGCTGCTTTATGGCAAATCACTGGGAACCGCTTTCAAGCAGTACATTGGGCAGCCAAGGCGGGACAAATTTTAGGATATTTGGCGATCGCTCTGGGATTTGTGGTAGATTTCTTGACTAGGGAATTAGTCACGGGTTTATGGATTGCTCTACTAGGTTGGTTTGCTATTCGTAATGCTAATTCTTATGACCGCATCACTACATTACAAGAAACTTTGCTGAAGCTGACAGCCGCCGATGCTATGACTCGTGATTTTCGTGTCATCGATGCTGATCAAACTTTACGTTCCTTTGCTGATACTTACCTATTGGAGACTACAGCACCAGAGGTTTATTTTGCTGCATCTGATGGACGTTATCGAGGTATGGTGGCTATTGAGGATTTACGCTTAGTGGAAAGAAGCGACTGGGAAAAGCAAACTCTCCACAGTATTGTTCATCCTTTGACAGAGATACCTACTGTTTCTGAGTCAACTTCTATTGCAGAAGTAATTAATCAACTAGAAAATAAACAATTACCCCGCATGACGGTACTGACACCTGCTGGTGCTGTCGGTGGTGTGATTGATCGTGGTGATATTGTCAAGTCATTAGCACAAAAATTAGGATTGCGAATTAGCGATGCGGAAATTAAACGCATCAAGGAAGAAGGTAGTTATCCGTCTGGGTTACAGTTGGGGGTAATTGCCAAGTCAGTGAATTAG
- the psaK gene encoding photosystem I reaction center subunit PsaK — MISSTLLAAAATVPATPEWSPTVAIIISASSIVALLLATRIQYPQVGPKLPGLPISLPAFIGAMAFGHVLGIGIVLGLTNIGRL; from the coding sequence TTGATTTCATCAACTTTATTAGCAGCAGCTGCAACTGTACCCGCAACACCTGAGTGGAGTCCCACTGTCGCAATTATTATTAGTGCTAGCAGTATAGTTGCGCTGCTGTTGGCTACGAGAATTCAATATCCCCAAGTCGGCCCGAAGTTACCTGGGTTACCTATTAGTCTCCCAGCCTTTATTGGTGCAATGGCCTTTGGTCATGTTCTTGGTATTGGCATAGTTTTAGGATTAACTAATATCGGTCGTCTGTAA
- a CDS encoding phosphoribosylanthranilate isomerase, giving the protein MRVKICGITQPQQAEAIAALGATALGFMCVPSSPRYISAAQIQLVVANLPVNIDKIGVFANTSINEISHIVRESGLTGVQLHGDETPEFCYQLRQSLPQVEILKALRIRRVDDLQLAAIYTPCIDTLLLDAYHPQKLGGTGQTLDWQMLQQFVPTCPWLLAGGLTPDNILAALSQIHPDGIDLSSGVEIKPGDKDLEKVGCLFQKLGNR; this is encoded by the coding sequence ATGCGGGTTAAAATTTGCGGTATTACACAACCACAACAGGCAGAAGCGATCGCTGCTTTAGGGGCAACAGCGCTAGGATTTATGTGTGTACCTTCGTCTCCTCGTTACATCAGCGCCGCACAAATCCAGCTAGTAGTGGCAAACTTACCAGTAAACATCGACAAAATCGGAGTCTTTGCCAATACCAGTATCAACGAAATTAGTCACATCGTTCGGGAATCGGGTTTAACTGGTGTTCAGTTACATGGTGATGAAACACCAGAATTTTGCTACCAATTACGGCAATCTCTACCCCAAGTAGAAATTCTCAAAGCCTTAAGAATTCGTCGTGTTGATGACCTACAGCTAGCAGCGATTTACACTCCATGTATAGATACTTTACTGCTGGATGCTTATCATCCCCAAAAATTAGGTGGTACAGGTCAAACCCTAGATTGGCAAATGTTGCAACAATTTGTCCCTACTTGCCCTTGGTTACTAGCTGGGGGACTAACACCAGATAATATTTTAGCAGCCCTCAGCCAAATTCATCCTGATGGGATTGACCTATCTAGTGGTGTAGAAATTAAACCAGGTGATAAAGATTTAGAGAAAGTAGGTTGTTTATTTCAGAAACTAGGCAATCGGTAA
- a CDS encoding Cof-type HAD-IIB family hydrolase, translated as MNQTSIATQATEEIKLLVLDIDGTISGESNTISPTVKQAIAAVQARGIHVAIATGRMYRSALRFHQEINSNLPLVAYQGAWIQDPTNQKIHQHLPLAREIAYELLNYFEQPQWRSLLSIHFYINDQLYVREVTRETQIYGQRSGITPIAVGDLRQVLTNEPTKILALCDDIEVINKLLGSLRRQYTPAELYLTTSVATFFEATHATVNKGNAVRYLAEELLGIKNTNVITIGDNFNDVEMLQYAGIGIAMGNAPPDVQAIAQWVAPSVEEDGVAVAIEKFLLG; from the coding sequence ATGAATCAAACATCCATTGCTACTCAGGCTACGGAAGAGATCAAACTGCTGGTATTGGACATAGATGGGACAATTTCAGGGGAATCGAATACTATCAGTCCAACTGTCAAGCAAGCGATCGCCGCCGTGCAAGCACGAGGTATTCATGTAGCGATCGCCACGGGTAGAATGTATCGCTCGGCACTACGCTTTCATCAGGAAATTAACTCTAACTTGCCATTGGTAGCTTATCAAGGAGCCTGGATTCAAGACCCCACTAACCAAAAAATCCATCAGCATCTACCTCTAGCGAGAGAAATTGCCTATGAATTACTAAATTATTTTGAACAACCACAATGGCGATCGCTTTTATCTATCCACTTCTACATCAATGATCAGCTGTATGTGCGAGAAGTCACCAGAGAAACGCAAATTTATGGGCAACGCTCAGGTATTACACCGATTGCTGTAGGTGATTTACGCCAAGTTTTAACCAATGAACCGACAAAAATATTAGCATTATGTGATGACATAGAGGTAATCAACAAACTCTTAGGCAGTTTGCGTCGTCAATATACACCAGCCGAACTTTATCTGACTACATCCGTTGCCACTTTCTTTGAGGCGACTCATGCCACTGTCAACAAAGGTAATGCTGTACGTTACCTAGCAGAAGAATTACTAGGAATCAAAAACACCAACGTGATCACCATTGGTGATAACTTCAATGATGTCGAAATGCTCCAGTATGCCGGCATCGGTATCGCTATGGGTAACGCTCCTCCAGATGTGCAAGCGATCGCCCAATGGGTCGCCCCCAGCGTCGAGGAAGATGGTGTAGCCGTGGCAATTGAAAAATTTCTCCTGGGTTGA
- a CDS encoding glutamate acetyltransferase — translation MKQLVYSYLLAVLDNYNHHLKQQSILNRKIPLYKGRDNQKILYISDLALMLSKSHNRATTEVSNFIASHLWAISSEIFLVQIVSPGSIHITITDSLLAIWLQHLAIKGLGENELGVNHRRVKIVDSSRLFTIFHAHARCCSLILLAAREGLIEIEKQLPDNSELLGNLRLVNTIPWLNSHTKLRCHHPHEMRLISELVRVVDELMCSDSGVVNWEKLGLDLSQAFADFYRYCRIWGEVKTNFPELAQVRLGLVMVTQKVLRFLLETKLGVIAPWEL, via the coding sequence TTGAAGCAGTTAGTATACAGTTACTTACTAGCTGTTCTAGATAATTACAACCATCATCTAAAACAGCAAAGCATATTAAACAGAAAAATTCCTCTGTATAAAGGTAGAGATAACCAAAAAATTTTATATATCTCAGACCTAGCGCTGATGTTATCAAAATCTCATAATCGAGCCACAACTGAGGTCAGCAATTTTATCGCTTCTCATCTTTGGGCTATTTCTAGTGAAATATTTCTTGTGCAAATTGTATCTCCTGGATCGATTCATATCACAATCACAGATTCTTTGTTAGCAATTTGGTTGCAACATCTGGCAATCAAAGGTTTAGGAGAAAATGAGCTAGGTGTAAATCACAGGAGAGTAAAAATTGTAGATTCATCTCGCTTATTTACTATTTTTCACGCTCATGCACGTTGCTGCTCATTGATATTATTAGCTGCTCGTGAGGGATTAATTGAAATTGAGAAACAACTTCCAGACAATAGTGAATTATTGGGGAATTTGCGATTAGTAAACACAATCCCTTGGCTAAATAGTCATACCAAACTACGCTGCCATCATCCCCATGAGATGAGGTTAATTTCTGAGTTAGTCAGAGTAGTAGATGAGCTTATGTGTTCGGATAGTGGTGTGGTGAATTGGGAAAAACTGGGATTAGACTTGAGTCAAGCTTTTGCAGATTTCTACCGCTACTGTCGTATTTGGGGTGAGGTGAAAACTAACTTTCCAGAACTAGCTCAAGTCAGGTTGGGCTTGGTCATGGTCACGCAAAAAGTGTTGAGGTTTTTGCTAGAGACAAAATTAGGAGTAATTGCACCTTGGGAACTTTAG
- a CDS encoding Crp/Fnr family transcriptional regulator, with amino-acid sequence MTSLFSAERSLLPMQSPSSFSEASRPFLTWQRILDWAQEHYRCRTFSKDERIPARPGLLYLVQRGAIRMVGTAQVSATASQLTSRRINRTPEEAFLGFVGAGQPFEIVAQSPFTLQSYAHVDQTAVLWMYWHDLDNWPHFRREVMDAFRYQHQRKLLWLSALGQRRTIDRLLGFLTLLIEEYGEPAMSDTDPDVIRGYCLPFPLTHAQIGSAIGSTRVTVTRLMGKLRQRGLILTQGDNLICLPAESINRAS; translated from the coding sequence ATGACGTCTTTGTTTTCAGCCGAACGCTCTTTGTTACCTATGCAATCTCCATCCTCCTTTTCTGAGGCATCACGGCCTTTTTTGACTTGGCAACGAATTCTTGACTGGGCTCAAGAACACTATCGCTGTCGTACTTTCAGCAAAGATGAACGCATTCCAGCCAGACCTGGTTTGCTGTATCTTGTGCAGAGAGGCGCAATCCGCATGGTGGGAACAGCCCAAGTGAGTGCTACTGCCAGTCAACTGACTTCTCGACGCATCAACAGAACTCCAGAAGAAGCTTTCTTGGGTTTTGTCGGCGCAGGACAGCCGTTTGAAATTGTTGCTCAGTCTCCATTTACGCTCCAATCATACGCTCACGTTGATCAAACAGCCGTGCTGTGGATGTATTGGCACGACTTAGATAACTGGCCTCACTTCCGCCGTGAAGTAATGGATGCTTTCAGATATCAACACCAGCGCAAGCTACTATGGCTGAGTGCTTTGGGTCAACGGCGTACAATTGATAGACTCTTAGGATTCCTCACTTTGTTAATTGAGGAATATGGAGAGCCTGCCATGAGCGACACCGATCCCGATGTGATTCGTGGTTATTGTTTGCCTTTCCCTTTGACTCATGCTCAAATTGGTAGTGCGATCGGTTCCACTCGTGTAACTGTCACCCGCTTAATGGGTAAACTGCGTCAACGTGGTTTAATCCTCACGCAAGGGGATAATCTTATTTGTTTGCCAGCAGAGTCAATTAATAGAGCTAGCTAA
- a CDS encoding PstS family phosphate ABC transporter substrate-binding protein produces MSQKNETLLLLLSSIIPIGLILAGLWFFRDIWQPKPNSNQPNNIAQNQSNGKCEVPNLPQGTFNYGDSTTWAPIRKDVDSELQKRCPGFILRYVQPPSGKPGSGTGIRMLIDNQLAFSQSSRSVQPQENSAAQQKGFTLKEIPVAIDGIAIAVNPNLNIPGLTVSQLKDIYTGKITNWREVGGTNLPITPFSRNQEAGGTVEFFVQNVLEGERFANNVSYIGTTTEALRKLAANPGGIYYASAPEVVPQCTIKSLAIGRTSQQLITPYQEPYISPSQCPNQRNQLNAQMFRSGEYPITRNLFVIIKQNGQVDQQAGEAYANWLLSSPGQELLEKAGFIRIK; encoded by the coding sequence ATGTCTCAAAAAAACGAAACACTTTTACTTTTATTATCCAGCATTATCCCCATTGGCTTAATATTAGCTGGTTTATGGTTTTTTAGAGATATCTGGCAACCAAAGCCAAATAGCAATCAGCCTAATAATATTGCGCAAAATCAGTCCAACGGCAAATGCGAAGTGCCAAACCTACCCCAAGGAACATTCAACTACGGTGACAGCACTACTTGGGCCCCCATTCGCAAAGATGTAGACTCAGAACTGCAAAAACGCTGCCCCGGCTTTATCTTACGTTATGTCCAACCCCCCTCTGGTAAACCCGGTTCTGGCACTGGTATTCGGATGTTGATAGATAATCAACTAGCTTTTTCTCAATCTTCTCGCTCAGTTCAGCCCCAAGAAAACTCCGCCGCACAACAAAAAGGATTTACTCTCAAAGAAATTCCCGTAGCAATTGATGGTATTGCTATTGCTGTCAATCCCAATCTCAATATTCCTGGTTTAACTGTCTCTCAACTTAAAGACATCTACACTGGCAAGATTACCAATTGGCGTGAAGTAGGTGGAACCAATTTACCTATTACACCCTTTTCTCGTAATCAAGAAGCCGGCGGTACAGTGGAATTTTTTGTGCAGAATGTGCTGGAAGGGGAGCGTTTTGCCAATAATGTCAGCTACATTGGCACAACTACAGAAGCTTTGCGCAAATTAGCTGCCAACCCTGGGGGAATTTACTACGCCTCAGCCCCAGAAGTTGTACCCCAATGTACTATTAAGTCTTTAGCAATTGGACGCACAAGTCAGCAATTGATCACTCCATACCAGGAACCATACATTTCCCCATCTCAATGCCCCAATCAGCGTAATCAATTGAATGCTCAAATGTTTCGTAGTGGTGAATATCCTATTACCCGCAATTTATTTGTCATTATCAAACAAAATGGTCAGGTAGACCAACAAGCTGGTGAAGCTTACGCCAATTGGCTACTGTCATCTCCAGGACAAGAACTGTTAGAGAAAGCAGGTTTTATTAGAATCAAGTAA